A region of Dermochelys coriacea isolate rDerCor1 chromosome 1, rDerCor1.pri.v4, whole genome shotgun sequence DNA encodes the following proteins:
- the CNGA4 gene encoding cyclic nucleotide-gated cation channel alpha-4 produces the protein MGGTPGRSCFPEVQQQHLALWLSLDYLSDLLYLLDIVVRLHTGFLEQGILVRDRALIAQHYLRSAHLLWDVASVLPTDLLYLRLGLQVPAVRANRFLRTARLFEALDRQETRTAYPHAFRIAKLMLYVFVTIHWNACLYYALSGAIGFGADAWVYPNHSRPGFARPLRQYLYSFHLSTLVLSTVGDTPVPRRQEEFLFMVASVLLAVMGFATIMGSMSSVISSLSTAEAALYPDAEQVKGYLRLHRVGRRLETRVARWHQHLYLNKKVTNEQQALQHLPEQLRAEVAVSVHLATLRKVQLFQTCEQGLLEELVLKLRPQVYSPGEYVCRKGDIGREMYFIREGRLAVVGDDGRTQFAVLGEGLYFGEISIINIKGNRSGNRRTANIQSIGYSDLFCLSKEDLQAVLSEFPSAKAALEAKGREILVGMDKLDVNAVAEESVRQREAERRTGALEDALDTLQTKFARLLAELESSAFKLALRIEHLEWQTQVWAGAGGEGLGAVPGQ, from the exons atggggggcacCCCGGGCAG GTCCTGCTTCCCtgaggtgcagcagcagcacctggccCTGTGGCTGAGCCTGGATTACCTGAGTGACCTGCTCTACCTGCTGGACATCGTGGTGCGCCTCCACACTG GGTTCCTGGAGCAGGGGATCCTGGTGCGGGACCGGGCCCTGATTGCCCAGCACTACCTGCGCTCTGCACACCTGCTGTGGGACGTGGCCTCGGTGCTGCCCACCGACCTGCTGTACCTGCGGCTGGGCCTGCAGGTGCCGGCCGTGCGGGCCAACCGGTTCCTGCGCACAGCACGCCTCTTCGAGGCCTTGGACCGGCAGGAGACACGCACGGCGTACCCCCACGCCTTCCGCATCGCCAAGCTCATGCTCTACGTCTTCGTCACCATCCACTGGAACGCCTGCCTCTACTACGCGCTCTCGGGGGCCATCGGCTTCGGGGCGGACGCCTGGGTCTACCCCAACCACAGCCGGCCAGGTTTCGCCCGCCCGCTGCGCCAGTACCTCTACAGCTTCCACCTCTCCACGCTGGTGCTCAGCACCGTGGGCGACACACCCGTGCCCCGGCGCCAGGAGGAGTTCCTCTTCATGGTGGCCAGCGTCCTGCTGGCTGTCATGGGCTTCGCCACCATCATGGGCAGCATGAGCTCTGTCATCTCCAGCCTAAGCACGGCCGAGGCCGCCTTGTACCCCGACGCCGAGCAGGTGAAGGGCTACCTGCGGCTGCACCGCGTGGGCCGGCGCCTGGAGACCCGCGTGGCCCGCTGGCACCAGCACCTGTACCTCAACAAGAAGGTGACCAACGAGCAGCAGGCCCTGCAGCACCTGCCCGAGCAGCTGCGGGCCGAGGTGGCGGTGAGCGTGCACCTGGCCACGCTGCGCAAGGTGCAGCTCTTCCAGACCTGCGAGCAGGGCCTGCTGGAGGAGCTGGTGCTCAAGCTGCGGCCCCAGGTCTACAGCCCGGGTGAGTACGTGTGCCGCAAGGGCGACATCGGGCGGGAGATGTACTTCATCCGCGAGGGGCGGCTGGCCGTGGTGGGCGACGATGGGCGCACGCAGTTCGCCGTGCTGGGCGAGGGGCTCTACTTCGGTGAAATCAGCATCATTAACATCAAGG GGAACAGGTCAGGGAACCGGCGCACGGCCAACATCCAGAGCATCGGCTACTCGGACCTGTTCTGCCTGTCCAAGGAGGACCTGCAGGCCGTGCTAAGCGAGTTCCCCAGCGCCAAGGCCGCGCTGGAGGCCAAGGGCCGGGAGATTCTCGTGGGCATGGACAAGCTGGACGTGAACGCCGTGGCGGAGGAGAGCGTGCGCCAGCGGGAGGCCGAGCGGCGCACGGGGGCCCTGGAGGATGCGCTGGACACTCTGCAGACCAAGTTCGCCCGGCTGCTCGCTGAGCTGGAGTCCAGCGCCTTCAAGCTGGCGCTGCGCATCGAGCACCTGGAGTGGCAGACGCAGGTCTGGGCTGGCGCCGGTGGGGAAGGCCTGGGGGCTGTGCCCGGGCAGTGA
- the CCKBR gene encoding gastrin/cholecystokinin type B receptor — translation MGAAGALDPRRMNETLQRLLCAGGPGNASGWNRSLCDPLRSPADLDFTVRVLLYSLIFLLSVFGNSLIVVVLALNRRLRTVTNCFLLSLALSDLLLAVCCMPFTLLPNLMGTFVFGTAVCKLMAYLMSMSVSVSTFSLVAIAIERYSAICNPLQSRVWQTRSHAYRVIASTWLLSLLLMLPYAIYSTTVPVPARPGLAQCQHRWPNQHFTQAWYILLLLILFFIPGVVMAVAYGLISRELYRGIRFEMDVKRGATGLQHGATEPLAPGLEDDGCYVQLARPGGVLELSSLGRVGAGGVQQDGARVNSSQAKLLAKKRVIRMLIVIVVMFFLCWLPIFSANAWRGFAPASAQRALSGAPISFIHLLSYTSACTNPLIYCFMNRRFRTAFTATFARCRPRRPPRPAPDDDVPATGTSLSKISYTTVSSLGPP, via the exons ATGGGCGCGGCCGGAGCCCTGGACCCGCGGCGCATGAACGAGACGCTGCAGCGGCTGCTGTGCGCGGGGGGGCCCGGCAACGCCTCGGGCTGGAACCGGAGCCTCTGCGACCCGCTGCGGAGCCCCGCAG ACCTGGACTTCACGGTGCGAGTCCTGCTCTACTCGCTGATCTTCCTGCTCAGCGTCTTCGGGAACTCGCTCATTGTCGTGGTGCTGGCCCTGAACCGGCGGCTCCGCACTGTCACCAACTGCTTCCTGCTCTCGCTGGCGCTGAGCGACCTGCTGCTGGCCGTGTGCTGTATGCCCTTCACCCTGCTGCCCAACCTCATGGGCACCTTCGTCTTCGGCACCGCTGTCTGCAAGCTCATGGCCTATCTCATGA GCATGTCCGTCAGCGTCTCCACCTTCAGCCTGGTGGCGATCGCCATTGAGCGGTACAGCGCCATCTGCAACCCGCTGCAGTCCCGCGTGTGGCAGACCCGCTCCCATGCCTACCGGGTCATCGCCAGCACCtggctgctctccctgctgctcatgCTGCCCTACGCCATCTATAGCACCACAGTGCCCGTGCCCGCCCGGCCCGGCCTTGCCCAGTGCCAGCACCGCTGGCCCAACCAGCACTTCACACAGGCCTG GTACATCCTGCTGCTCCTCATCCTCTTCTTCATCCCTGGCGTGGTGATGGCCGTGGCCTATGGACTCATCTCCCGCGAGCTGTACCGCGGCATCCGCTTCGAGATGGACGTCAAGAGAGGAGCCACGG gtCTCCAGCATGGTGCCACGGAGCCCCTGGCACCGGGGCTAGAGGACGACGGGTGCTACGTGCAGCTGGCCAGGCCGGGGGGGGTGCTGGAGCTGAGCTCGCTGGGCCGGGTCGGCGCGGGGGGGGTGCAGCAGGACGGCGCCCGCGTCAATAGCTCGCAGGCCAAGCTGCTGGCCAAGAAGCGGGTGATCCGCATGCTGATCGTCATCGTGGTCATGTTcttcctctgctggctgcccATCTTCTCCGCCAATGCCTGGCGCGGCTTCGCCCCGGCCTCGGCCCAGCGGGCGCTCTCGGGCGCCCCCATCTCCTTCATCCACCTGCTGTCCTACACCTCGGCCTGCACCAACCCCCTCATCTACTGCTTCATGAACCGGCGCTTCCGCACCGCCTTCACCGCCACCTTCGCCCGCTGCCGGCCCCggcgcccgccccgccccgcgcccgaCGACGACGTGCCTGCCACTGGCACCTCCCTCTCCAAGATCAGCTACACCACCGTCAGCAGCCTGGGGCCCCCCtag